GGTGCGTCTTCCCAGTCATTATTGTTTTCTGAAATTCAGTGGATTGAATTATAGACAATAACTTATCAGAAATATTTCCTACATTTATTTTTTTTCCATTCAGATATAAATGTGATAATCCTGCATAAACACTGTCTAATATTGCTAGATTGATTGGCCCTTTATTAGGCCGAAAAACATTATTATCAATATGGTTGCTAATTACATCAATTACACTGATAAATGATGTGTATATCATGTCATAACTATATTTTTCAAAGTTCTTATTATAATCAATAAAATTATTTAAAAATTGCTTCATATTACCTGTATAGTTTTCATAATCTAACGATAACGCAATTAGCCTTAGACAGATCTCTTCATGTTTTTTTCTCTTTTTGTCAATTCGCAGTATATCTAGAAATTTTTCATTATTTGCTAACTCAATAATTAATTTAAGGAACTCTCCTTGGTAGATACAATTACGAATCTCTTGTGGGCTCAGATTCATTCCACCAGTATTCAACCTTTCAAATATCAAATAAACACTAGAGTAATTCTTTTCAATCGGATCATCTGCTTTAATAACTGTTGAGTGTATAACAGTATCTTCTAATTTCATTTTTAGTTCAGAAGGTAAATCATTTATTGTTTTGCCGTTAAATGCATTACTTACTCCTGATAATCTAAATTTTTTGCCTAAAAAATCATTATTAAAATATGACGCCAAACTTGTTAGACGTTGCAAACCATCTATAATAAGAAATTTTTGGCTTTCGTCCTCTTTCAATAAGAAAATTCCTGGAACAGGCAAACCTAACAAAAGGGATTCTATAAATTTAGATGCTTTCCTTATATTCCAAACAAAACTTCTTTGAAATTCTGGAGCAAAAACCGTTTTTGCATTAAAACGACGAACAAGTCCTGTTACATCAAAGTCAATACCATAGCTAGTTAATGAGTATTCAATATTATAATTTTCTTCAAGTTCATCAGGTTCAAGTTCGTCATAATCCATTAGATCTTCTGGGAACTCAGGCATCAGCTACTCCTATTTTTACTATAGTACTATTACTCTTAAGTTTTATCTACATAACATAATCTACTCACCACTTTTGTATTATTCTACACCCCCTTAGTAAAACAACACAATTGCATTTTTCCTCGTCTCTGACAGATGATTTCTATCACCGACTGGTTGAGAACATGAGCTTGATACACTTGTTTTACAGGAAAGATCAGATCGTAACCGTATTAACCGGTTTTTTCGTCATTAAGGGCCTGTTCAGCTGTAATTAAATGAAAGATTGACTTTGTATCAGGATCGACCTCCCCGAAACGTACGAAAATGGCAATCTCTTCGATAAAGCCGATCAGGTAAATTACCAGAATGATTGTTATAAAGTATGTGGTATTCAGGTAACCGGACAGGATTACCAGGGCATAAACCAGAACGCCGTTAAGTCTGAGAAGAAAAGTATGCATCATGATCGGTTTTCCGCAGTAAAAGCCCGAAACAATGAAGGAAAGCACAAACAGAGCGAAGAAGACCTTTAAAAGAAGCATATTCGGCACCAGGTAGACCAGATAGAGCTTGTACATGAACCAGGCGCTTCCCAGGTAGAAAAATATGTCCACGAATGAATCGAGCTTCTTCCCAAGCTCTGTTTTCTGATTGAAGGTCCGGGCAACCCAGCCGTCAAAAAAATCCGTGGAACCGAGGATAATGTAGGCCACAAGAAAAGCTGAACGCCTGTCGAACTGCACAAAAACGACGAGAACAGGAAGAAAAATCAGTCGGGACAGGGAAAGCGCATTGGGAACATTCAAGACCCTCTTTTCCATGCTGGATAACCCCCATATAAAAGGAAACACCCCGATTCATGATATGTCTGCTATCAAATTACAAACACGAACTGTAAAGAGTATACAGTGCAATACTTCAGATAGCGAGAAAAATCGTCTTCTGTCGGGTCTGAACACCAGGGGCCACACTGCAAAAACCGCCCCAATTGATCGGGGCGGTTCCATTGTACTATCGACAGGCAGCTTCTGTTCTTATCTCCGTCCTCCGGGACCTGTTTTACCCGCTGGACCTCTGGAAGAGCCTCGCCCCTGGCTGTTTCCGCCCCGGTCAGAAGCAAACCTGGGCCCCTGAGCCATCGCTCCGGTTTGCCGGTAGGATTCAACATCGTATTCAGTACCGTCAATAATGGCCCGGGTTACACTGATTACCTGCTTATCTGCAGTATTCCTGCCATATCCCTCATGAACATAGCCCTCCAGACTCACCTGGGCGCCGTCTTCAACGGCAATTTCTTCCTGGTAGGTCCGGGGAACCATAACAAGGTACTCTTCACCTCCGGATTTCAGAACCGGCGGGTTCACGGACAAATCGATGCTTCCCGTAAGGGTAACCAGGTCCCCTTCAAGTGCGGGCCTCGCCACTTCTCGTGAACCTTCGGCAAAAACAGCCATGCCTGCAAGAAGTACCAGCATAAATACAAGTGCGAAATGTTTCATAACGTCCTCCTGGTCGTCTGTGCGACCTCTCTTTGGTTTACATCGATGAATCTATACCGAAGGTATGAACAAGTTATGAAAGAAATTTGGAGTTTCAGTGAAGTGATGATATAATTCCAGCTGCATGGAGACGGCGAAGGCGGTTAAACCCAGGAATACAATGAATGCAGATATTATCAACCTGTTTCTCCATTCGGCAATCCGTCTTTTCAGGGATATGTTCGGGCTCAGAATAACCTCGTGTCCGGCTTATGTTCTGGAAAACCAGTTGAGCCATCGCTGGGAAATCTCCGGGATTCTCGGAATTACCGGTGATTATTCGGGTATTATCTCCTTCAGGCTGCCGAGCCTGCTTGCGGACAAGCTTCTGGAAAAATCGGGGATCATCCTCCACGATGACAACAAACGTCGGGAGACTGTCTACAGCATGGTCGGGGAACTTACCAACATCATCTCGAGTAATGTATCCGACCAGCTTGTTCAGAGCTCCATCAGCATCTCTCCGCCGGCGGTGATTATTGGAAAGAATCACCGCATCCTCTGGCCTAAAACTACCCCGGTTATCGCGATCCCCTTCAGTACCCAGTACGGCCCCTTCGAAGTCGATGTCTGCATGAAATAGAAGAGGTCCTGTCACTTTAGAAAAATCTGAAACGACTGCCCCGGTATTTGCGTAATTCTCTCAGAAAAACGGAAGCCCGTCCCTTCAAGTACCCGGCTGATTCTTTCCGGCGGAGTACTGTGACCATGCTTCGGCATCCAGCCCCGGGAGCCATCGTGATCGATAACCGCCACAGCGCCCCCCGGCTTGAGGGCCCGGCGCACGGAAGAAAAATACGTATTCGGATTATCCAGATGATGAAAGCTGTTTCTGGAAAAAACCAGGTCCACCGAA
This window of the Marispirochaeta aestuarii genome carries:
- a CDS encoding chemotaxis protein CheX, producing MNADIINLFLHSAIRLFRDMFGLRITSCPAYVLENQLSHRWEISGILGITGDYSGIISFRLPSLLADKLLEKSGIILHDDNKRRETVYSMVGELTNIISSNVSDQLVQSSISISPPAVIIGKNHRILWPKTTPVIAIPFSTQYGPFEVDVCMK
- a CDS encoding CDP-alcohol phosphatidyltransferase family protein, coding for MEKRVLNVPNALSLSRLIFLPVLVVFVQFDRRSAFLVAYIILGSTDFFDGWVARTFNQKTELGKKLDSFVDIFFYLGSAWFMYKLYLVYLVPNMLLLKVFFALFVLSFIVSGFYCGKPIMMHTFLLRLNGVLVYALVILSGYLNTTYFITIILVIYLIGFIEEIAIFVRFGEVDPDTKSIFHLITAEQALNDEKTG
- a CDS encoding DUF262 domain-containing protein, whose product is MPEFPEDLMDYDELEPDELEENYNIEYSLTSYGIDFDVTGLVRRFNAKTVFAPEFQRSFVWNIRKASKFIESLLLGLPVPGIFLLKEDESQKFLIIDGLQRLTSLASYFNNDFLGKKFRLSGVSNAFNGKTINDLPSELKMKLEDTVIHSTVIKADDPIEKNYSSVYLIFERLNTGGMNLSPQEIRNCIYQGEFLKLIIELANNEKFLDILRIDKKRKKHEEICLRLIALSLDYENYTGNMKQFLNNFIDYNKNFEKYSYDMIYTSFISVIDVISNHIDNNVFRPNKGPINLAILDSVYAGLSHLYLNGKKINVGNISDKLLSIIQSTEFQKTIMTGKTHHTESIKNRIRIIIRSLE